From the genome of Desulfobaculum xiamenense:
CAGTCCGTCGTGCTCCGTCATGGCGGGGTGTCCGCTCATGGCGAGGACGAGGGCCGCGCTGCGCGCGGCATTGCCGCAGAATTCGCCGCCCATCATGTCCAGCCGGGGAATGGCGCTGGTGGTGTTCACGAAGCCCACCTGCTCCGCGCCGAGGTGCAGCGGGTCCATGAGCCGCGCCGCCACTTCGGCGCGCTGTCGTGAGGACATGGCCGGAGGGTCCATGACGAGGATGGTGGTGTTGCCGCCGGGGCTGACCTTGACGAAACGGTAGGGAACGCGGGCGCTCATGGTTCTCGCGGGGGAAGAGTTGCGGTCCGCTTAGTCCGCCGGGGCGAACAGGGCCGGGGTGTTGCGGGCGAAAGTTAGCACGAGGGTGAGGGCGTCCTCGTCGTGCGGCTCGAAGGTGACGCTGGGGTGCAGGTCGTTGCGGGCCAGCGCGGCGAGAACGGCGTCGAAGGGGATGCTCCCCGCGCCGGGGCCTAGGTGCTGGTCCGAACTGCCGTCGTTGTCGTGCAGATGCAGGTGGCGGAGGTGCGGGGCCAGCGTGTCGACCCAGTGGTCGATGTCGCCCTTTGCCACGCCGTTGCCGAAGGCGTGCCAGTGCCCGATGTCGAAGCACACGCCGCACGGCCCCTCGGTGATGCGCGAGACCAGCTCGGCCAGCGATTCTGGCGCGGTCTCGTAGACGTTTTCGAGGTAGAGCGGCGGATGGTTGGGCCACAGGGCGAGCAGCGTGTTCCACGTCAGCGTGGAGGCATCGAGCCATGCGTCGTGAAGGCCGTTGTAGAGCCAGTTTGAGTACATGGCGTGGCCGATGAGGTGCGTCGGCGCGTAGATTTCCGCGATATCGAAGGCCATGGCGAGGCGTGTCGCCGTGGCCTCGCGGATGA
Proteins encoded in this window:
- a CDS encoding sugar phosphate isomerase/epimerase family protein, which translates into the protein MNIFHVNLPLSYAAREPRYIDLFIEHGLNPELDIDLAAFETLDMAWHRATADRLHQAGLCCAVHLPFQDLHPGSPDRLIREATATRLAMAFDIAEIYAPTHLIGHAMYSNWLYNGLHDAWLDASTLTWNTLLALWPNHPPLYLENVYETAPESLAELVSRITEGPCGVCFDIGHWHAFGNGVAKGDIDHWVDTLAPHLRHLHLHDNDGSSDQHLGPGAGSIPFDAVLAALARNDLHPSVTFEPHDEDALTLVLTFARNTPALFAPAD